In Bosea sp. Tri-49, a genomic segment contains:
- a CDS encoding ATP-binding cassette domain-containing protein encodes MTGPILALRGVSKSFPQGGLIDRLLGRDSRLVALDDVSLDVMHGDVVGIVGESGSGKSSLAGLAVGLAQPTSGEVLLDGEPMAELMRDHAGPWRRRVQMVFQDSSSALNPRKSVVRCLGETLALRGVPKAQRESEIAELLTLVGLGPEIGSRLPHELSGGQRQRIGLARALAMKPEVLIADEPVSALDVSLQAQVINLLSRLTRELGLTLLFISHDLALVRTLCSRIVVMSKGAIVEQGSCLDVLDQPQHPYTQALIAAVPKGLAGRRTPLLVRAADDAAIPQTQEDIHGAA; translated from the coding sequence ATGACCGGCCCGATCCTCGCGCTGCGCGGCGTCTCCAAATCCTTCCCGCAGGGCGGGCTGATCGACCGCCTGCTCGGCCGCGATAGCCGGCTCGTCGCGCTCGACGATGTCAGCCTCGACGTCATGCATGGCGATGTCGTCGGCATCGTCGGCGAAAGCGGTTCGGGCAAGTCGTCGCTGGCCGGTCTCGCGGTTGGGTTGGCGCAGCCGACCTCCGGCGAGGTGCTGCTCGACGGCGAGCCGATGGCGGAGCTGATGCGCGACCATGCCGGGCCGTGGCGCCGGCGCGTGCAGATGGTCTTCCAGGATTCGAGCAGCGCGTTGAACCCGCGCAAGAGCGTCGTGCGCTGCCTCGGCGAGACATTGGCATTGCGCGGCGTGCCCAAGGCGCAGCGCGAAAGCGAGATTGCCGAATTGCTGACGCTGGTTGGTCTCGGTCCCGAGATCGGCTCGCGCCTGCCGCATGAGCTTTCCGGCGGCCAGCGCCAACGCATCGGCCTGGCGCGCGCGCTGGCGATGAAGCCGGAGGTGCTGATCGCCGACGAGCCGGTCTCGGCCCTCGACGTTTCCTTGCAGGCACAGGTGATCAACCTCTTGTCACGTTTGACCCGCGAGCTCGGCCTGACGCTGCTCTTCATCAGCCACGACCTCGCGCTGGTGCGCACGCTGTGCAGCCGCATCGTCGTGATGAGCAAGGGTGCGATCGTCGAGCAGGGGTCCTGTCTCGATGTGCTCGACCAGCCGCAGCACCCCTACACCCAAGCTCTCATCGCCGCCGTGCCGAAGGGCCTCGCCGGTCGGCGCACGCCGTTGCTGGTACGGGCCGCGGACGACGCAGCGATCCCCCAAACCCAGGAAGACATCCATGGCGCAGCATAG